From the genome of Anaerohalosphaeraceae bacterium, one region includes:
- a CDS encoding mechanosensitive ion channel domain-containing protein, translated as MKQDSHCGYKSTLAVFFFLIWVSSGFGQVLSASAAGLEMSEEKVLQYRKIAEQDSSVSQQTRQQLFELYDKALAILAQNKEIRGRTESFRQMQASLPAELEKARQALAALNQPSGLLSAEGLSIAELEEKVAAARTDWDEARKNAEQVQQEMLRRTQRRTQIPQELLTARGQMDQLKQQPPPVVPFRASEPAQVSALVSQIQIETFRLQMELLEEEEKTYAAAEPLMMLQRDITSRRLAEAERQVRFWEQALQQALLREVQQIQAQAELAARQSQGTHPVLQQLLLENAELAYLQAERIRQLEETARYALSVETQLRNVSNDFENIQAQIARAGQVTSALGVLLVTKKNDLPDLREHQRQIRRRMMESSAVQLEWGKYDRQWSDLADVPGQAAFRLAAAGLSERDGDYSVLLPKVIELLSRQRELLQSLTASTMQYLAALAQLDIQERALVSTVQAYQRFIEENSFWVKNTSLLSLRDFGAVLRVGREWMSGSRWRQIFSAWRQDVVEEWGLHIVCAAGWIGLFRCRRWFRKTLGELTERVRLAAPDRFFYTVYALLLSVLSALVGPLVPFYLGWRLKSGSALYPEAASLSAALLALAVSLFVYRFLRSVSGPAGLGEHFRLPADLLNTLRRHISGYFRILIPLVVVWYLTEDAAIEEAARNGVLRLLFLARQILLMVFLLVLLRPSGAFVSSCLPHGHWLYAFRYVWYAGCWLIPLFFCYLSILGYGFTARQLEQRLQETILFLLAVLFVYGMLIRWLSVLQQSLHHQPAESVGPAAPESTAPSKESRTEHSPEWFAHLFGQTRKLINALVIVLMAAGVFWIWRSVLPAFGALEKVHLWTSSDAQGRLRIITLAGLFRALIITILTAILTRNIPGFLEVSLLRRFPLDAGVRFAITSVSRYVLVIVGIMLVSSEVGIRWSSIQWLIAALGVGLGFGLQEVFANFVCGLLLLLERPLRVGDVVTIGEITGRVTRIQTRATTIQLWDRKELVVPNREFITGRLINWTLSDTVLRLTFPVGVAYGSDVRKVEEVLYRIARSHPKVIQDNPAPRVVFDSFGDNALQFELRVFIPSMDCLVDVKHQINCAIDREFRKEGIEIAFPQRDLHIRSIQVPLPIQPLEPSRDSGGPQ; from the coding sequence ATGAAACAGGACAGCCATTGTGGTTATAAATCGACTCTTGCGGTCTTCTTCTTTCTGATTTGGGTCTCCAGCGGTTTCGGCCAGGTTTTATCGGCTTCGGCCGCCGGGTTGGAGATGTCGGAAGAAAAAGTCTTGCAGTATCGGAAAATTGCGGAGCAGGATTCTTCTGTGAGTCAGCAGACTCGCCAGCAACTTTTTGAACTGTACGACAAAGCACTGGCGATTCTGGCGCAAAACAAGGAAATACGAGGTCGAACAGAGTCTTTCCGACAAATGCAGGCGTCGCTGCCGGCGGAGCTGGAAAAGGCCCGTCAAGCGCTGGCGGCGCTCAATCAGCCGTCCGGGCTGCTGTCGGCAGAAGGGCTTTCGATTGCAGAACTGGAGGAGAAAGTTGCGGCGGCCCGTACGGATTGGGACGAGGCCCGCAAGAATGCCGAACAGGTTCAGCAGGAAATGCTCCGCCGCACCCAGCGACGGACGCAGATTCCGCAGGAACTCCTGACCGCCCGCGGTCAGATGGACCAGCTCAAACAGCAGCCGCCGCCTGTTGTGCCGTTCCGTGCGTCCGAGCCGGCCCAGGTGTCTGCGTTGGTCAGTCAGATTCAGATTGAAACGTTTCGTCTTCAGATGGAGCTATTGGAGGAGGAGGAAAAGACGTATGCCGCCGCCGAGCCGCTGATGATGCTTCAGCGAGACATCACTTCCAGGCGTCTGGCGGAAGCCGAACGTCAGGTGCGGTTTTGGGAGCAGGCGCTTCAGCAGGCCCTCCTTCGCGAGGTTCAGCAGATTCAGGCCCAGGCCGAGCTGGCCGCGCGGCAATCGCAGGGAACACATCCGGTGCTTCAGCAGCTGCTTCTGGAGAACGCTGAACTGGCGTATCTTCAGGCCGAGCGAATCCGGCAGCTGGAAGAAACCGCCCGGTATGCCCTGTCGGTTGAAACCCAGCTGCGAAACGTCAGCAATGATTTTGAGAACATTCAGGCTCAGATTGCCCGGGCCGGGCAGGTGACCAGCGCGCTGGGGGTGCTGCTGGTAACCAAGAAGAACGACCTGCCCGATCTGCGTGAGCATCAAAGACAGATTCGACGCCGGATGATGGAAAGCTCTGCGGTTCAGCTCGAATGGGGCAAATATGACCGTCAATGGTCGGATTTGGCCGATGTGCCGGGTCAGGCCGCGTTTCGGCTTGCAGCGGCGGGCCTGTCGGAGCGCGACGGAGACTATTCCGTTTTGCTTCCGAAGGTCATCGAACTGCTCAGCCGGCAGCGGGAGCTGCTGCAGAGTCTGACGGCTTCCACGATGCAGTATCTGGCGGCACTGGCCCAGCTGGACATCCAGGAGCGGGCCCTGGTCAGCACCGTTCAGGCGTATCAGCGGTTTATCGAGGAGAATAGTTTTTGGGTCAAAAACACCTCTTTGTTAAGTCTTCGGGATTTTGGGGCTGTTCTGCGGGTCGGCCGGGAATGGATGTCCGGGAGCCGATGGCGTCAGATTTTTTCGGCTTGGCGCCAGGATGTCGTGGAGGAATGGGGGCTGCATATCGTTTGTGCGGCCGGGTGGATTGGGCTGTTCCGCTGCCGAAGGTGGTTCAGAAAGACGCTGGGGGAACTGACTGAAAGGGTCCGCCTGGCGGCACCGGATCGTTTTTTTTACACCGTGTATGCCCTGCTGCTGTCGGTTTTGTCGGCGCTGGTCGGGCCGCTGGTGCCGTTTTATCTGGGCTGGCGTCTGAAGTCCGGCTCAGCGCTGTACCCGGAGGCGGCTTCCCTGTCGGCGGCGCTGCTGGCTCTGGCGGTGAGTCTGTTTGTGTATCGATTTCTCCGGAGCGTCAGCGGACCGGCGGGCCTGGGGGAACATTTCCGTCTGCCGGCGGATTTGCTGAACACGCTTCGACGGCACATCAGCGGGTATTTCCGGATTCTCATTCCGCTTGTGGTTGTGTGGTATTTGACGGAGGATGCTGCAATAGAGGAAGCGGCCCGCAACGGCGTCCTGCGGCTTCTGTTTTTGGCCCGGCAGATTCTTCTGATGGTGTTTCTGCTGGTTTTGCTGCGTCCCTCGGGGGCGTTTGTCTCTTCGTGCCTGCCGCATGGTCACTGGCTTTATGCGTTTCGGTATGTCTGGTACGCGGGCTGCTGGCTGATTCCGCTGTTTTTCTGTTATTTATCCATTCTCGGATACGGATTTACCGCCCGGCAGCTTGAACAGCGTCTGCAGGAGACAATATTGTTTCTGCTGGCCGTGCTGTTTGTCTATGGGATGCTGATTCGCTGGCTTTCGGTCCTTCAGCAGTCTTTGCATCATCAGCCGGCTGAATCTGTCGGGCCGGCTGCACCGGAGTCAACCGCTCCGTCTAAAGAAAGCCGGACGGAGCATTCCCCGGAATGGTTCGCTCATCTGTTTGGTCAGACCCGCAAACTGATCAATGCGCTGGTGATTGTGCTGATGGCGGCGGGGGTCTTTTGGATTTGGAGGTCTGTGCTGCCGGCGTTCGGCGCGCTCGAAAAGGTCCATCTGTGGACCTCATCGGACGCCCAGGGGCGGCTGAGAATTATTACACTGGCCGGACTGTTCCGGGCGCTGATTATCACAATTCTGACGGCGATTCTGACCCGAAACATTCCGGGCTTTCTGGAGGTGAGTCTTCTGCGGCGGTTCCCGCTGGATGCCGGGGTGCGTTTTGCCATCACCTCCGTCAGCCGATATGTGCTGGTGATTGTCGGAATTATGCTGGTGTCCTCTGAAGTGGGCATCCGCTGGTCGTCGATACAATGGCTGATTGCCGCGCTCGGTGTCGGTTTGGGCTTTGGTCTGCAGGAGGTTTTCGCCAATTTTGTCTGCGGTCTGCTGCTTCTGCTGGAGCGTCCGCTGCGGGTGGGGGATGTGGTGACCATTGGGGAAATTACCGGGCGGGTCACCCGAATCCAGACCCGCGCGACGACGATTCAGCTGTGGGACCGCAAGGAACTGGTGGTGCCCAATCGGGAATTTATCACGGGCCGGCTGATTAACTGGACCCTTTCGGATACGGTTTTGCGGCTGACATTTCCGGTGGGGGTCGCGTACGGTTCGGATGTCAGAAAGGTTGAAGAAGTCTTATATCGAATTGCACGTTCCCATCCGAAGGTCATTCAGGATAATCCGGCACCCCGTGTGGTATTTGACAGTTTCGGAGACAATGCGCTGCAGTTTGAGCTGCGGGTTTTCATCCCTTCAATGGACTGTCTGGTCGATGTCAAGCATCAGATTAACTGTGCGATCGACCGGGAATTCCGCAAAGAAGGCATCGAGATTGCGTTCCCGCAGCGGGATTTGCATATCCGGTCGATTCAGGTGCCGCTGCCGATTCAGCCGTTGGAGCCGAGCCGGGATTCCGGAGGTCCGCAATAG
- the obgE gene encoding GTPase ObgE, with protein MFIDQAKIIVKAGDGGHGCVSFRREKFIPKGGPDGGDGGRGGNVYFRVDPSIDTLLDFSGRHIWEAQNGKPGEGKNKHGADGEDLIIPVPPGTLVYDEDMNILLADLDREGMQVCIARGGRGGKGNKAFATPVRQVPRFAQKGKPGQMRKLRLELKLIADVGLVGMPNAGKSTLISRCSKARPKIADYPFTTLSPVLGIVELSDFRRFVMADIPGLIEGAHKGAGLGHDFLRHIERTRILVHLLDILPADRSDPVVNYHTIRNELELYSRQLLEKPEVIVLNKIDLDPDGTLVRQYKERLPNGKPILAISAATGQGIAELKETLWSLGKGKPYESDRD; from the coding sequence ATGTTTATTGATCAGGCAAAAATTATCGTCAAAGCCGGAGACGGCGGGCATGGCTGCGTCAGTTTCCGGCGGGAAAAGTTTATCCCCAAGGGCGGCCCGGACGGCGGCGACGGGGGACGCGGAGGCAATGTGTACTTTCGCGTGGACCCCTCGATTGATACCCTGCTGGATTTTTCCGGACGCCATATTTGGGAAGCCCAGAACGGAAAACCCGGCGAAGGAAAAAACAAGCACGGGGCCGACGGCGAAGACCTGATTATTCCCGTGCCGCCGGGAACGCTGGTTTACGATGAAGACATGAACATTCTGCTGGCCGATTTGGACCGCGAGGGGATGCAGGTCTGCATCGCCCGCGGCGGACGCGGCGGCAAAGGCAACAAGGCCTTCGCCACGCCGGTTCGGCAGGTGCCGCGCTTCGCCCAAAAAGGCAAACCCGGCCAGATGCGCAAACTGCGGCTGGAGCTGAAACTGATTGCCGATGTGGGACTGGTCGGAATGCCCAACGCCGGCAAGAGCACCCTCATCTCCCGCTGCTCGAAGGCACGACCCAAAATCGCGGATTATCCGTTCACGACTCTTTCGCCCGTATTGGGGATTGTCGAATTGTCCGATTTTCGCCGGTTTGTAATGGCCGACATCCCCGGGCTGATTGAAGGGGCTCACAAGGGAGCCGGACTGGGGCATGATTTCCTTCGGCATATTGAGCGCACACGGATTCTCGTTCATCTGCTGGACATCCTGCCGGCGGACCGCTCCGACCCGGTTGTCAATTACCATACCATTCGCAACGAACTGGAATTGTACAGCCGCCAGCTGCTCGAAAAGCCGGAAGTCATCGTCCTGAACAAAATTGATTTGGACCCCGACGGCACGCTCGTCCGACAGTACAAAGAGCGTCTGCCGAACGGAAAACCGATTCTGGCGATTTCCGCCGCCACCGGACAGGGAATCGCCGAACTGAAAGAAACCCTCTGGAGTCTGGGAAAAGGAAAACCTTATGAATCTGATCGCGATTGA
- a CDS encoding type III pantothenate kinase — MNLIAIDIGNSRVKVALYCDDEEKWLRSIPGDPALEKTLRQTLREAWERIPFSKAAAEPIRDGVLVASSVKPVWTDLLEKLVREELNEKVLLVGRDIPLPIETSVDNPLEVGTDRLIAAAAAFAVVEDAVVVADFGTAVTIDLVDESGVFVGGTISPGFEIAAKALQENTAKLPRITMAKPVSPNGANTVEAIRSGLYYSALGLLETVCRKFAEQLGRWPQVILTGGGAALIRDDCEFVDSYVPDLTVRGIIIAYKKYLYEKAEIEQLDREHKPKWTSKPPKKE; from the coding sequence ATGAATCTGATCGCGATTGACATCGGCAACAGCCGAGTCAAAGTGGCTCTCTACTGTGATGATGAAGAAAAATGGCTGCGGTCCATCCCCGGCGACCCGGCCCTTGAAAAGACCCTTCGGCAGACGCTTCGGGAGGCCTGGGAGCGGATTCCGTTTTCCAAAGCCGCCGCCGAACCGATTCGCGACGGAGTGCTGGTGGCCAGCTCGGTTAAGCCGGTCTGGACCGATTTGCTGGAAAAACTGGTTCGGGAGGAATTAAACGAAAAGGTGCTGCTGGTTGGTCGGGATATTCCTTTGCCCATTGAAACCAGTGTGGACAACCCGCTGGAAGTCGGGACCGACCGGCTGATTGCCGCCGCAGCCGCCTTTGCCGTGGTGGAAGATGCGGTTGTGGTGGCGGATTTCGGCACCGCTGTAACGATTGATTTGGTGGATGAAAGCGGCGTCTTTGTCGGCGGCACCATCAGCCCCGGCTTTGAAATAGCCGCCAAGGCCCTGCAGGAAAACACCGCCAAACTGCCCCGCATCACGATGGCCAAACCCGTCAGTCCCAACGGAGCCAACACCGTAGAAGCCATTCGCTCCGGCCTTTACTATTCGGCACTGGGACTGCTGGAGACCGTCTGCCGAAAATTCGCCGAGCAGCTGGGACGCTGGCCGCAGGTCATTCTGACCGGCGGCGGGGCCGCCCTGATTCGGGACGACTGCGAATTCGTCGATTCCTATGTGCCTGACCTGACCGTGCGGGGCATCATCATCGCCTACAAAAAATACCTCTACGAAAAGGCGGAAATCGAACAGCTCGACCGCGAACACAAGCCCAAATGGACGTCCAAGCCGCCGAAAAAAGAATAA
- a CDS encoding GTPase, which yields MDVQAAEKRITPPSGFDPEQTWACIRTGAGTAAIGTIEIEGPDALHAVRRIFLPFRQDAGWKVGQILRGQFLADSRVLDEGLAAMETENRLALHAHGNPLILQQILKTLQNTGVQIVGFEQMLRRRFQSACSNSIEAEARLEMLRAVSFLGVQCLHHQSTGGLTEVLRRWMNRPDIQSIHSESEAILRHSRVARRILQGVRIVIAGPPNSGKSTLLNRLAGQERALVSDIPGTTRDWVTAFGRLGPLWVEWVDTAGLDEELARADTLEQIAQQRTRELLKGCDLILYVLDTTAPLWTQQLPTSGPVPTLTVLNKYDLSKILPPDNRNAVAVSALQGTNMETLCERILQILHVDSFDPTRPAAFTDRQIQLLQKIVSADDPDRIKTLIQLLFKAPQAV from the coding sequence ATGGACGTCCAAGCCGCCGAAAAAAGAATAACTCCGCCGTCCGGATTCGACCCGGAACAAACCTGGGCCTGCATTCGAACCGGGGCGGGAACGGCCGCCATCGGAACCATCGAAATCGAAGGGCCGGATGCCTTGCATGCCGTGCGGCGGATATTCCTTCCATTCCGCCAAGATGCCGGATGGAAAGTCGGACAGATTCTCCGCGGACAGTTTCTCGCAGACTCCCGCGTGCTCGATGAGGGACTGGCGGCAATGGAAACGGAAAACCGCCTCGCCCTGCACGCCCACGGCAATCCGCTGATTCTGCAGCAAATCTTAAAAACCCTTCAAAACACCGGTGTGCAAATCGTCGGTTTTGAACAGATGCTCCGGCGGCGCTTCCAGTCCGCCTGTTCCAACTCCATCGAGGCGGAGGCACGACTCGAAATGCTGCGGGCGGTCTCTTTTTTGGGTGTTCAGTGTCTTCACCATCAAAGCACAGGCGGTCTGACAGAAGTACTTCGGCGATGGATGAACCGGCCGGATATCCAATCGATTCACTCCGAATCCGAAGCCATTCTCCGGCACAGCCGAGTCGCCCGGCGAATCCTGCAGGGCGTCCGCATCGTGATTGCCGGTCCGCCCAACAGCGGCAAAAGCACCCTTCTGAACCGACTGGCCGGACAGGAGCGGGCCCTTGTCTCCGATATTCCGGGCACCACACGCGACTGGGTAACCGCCTTCGGACGCCTCGGCCCGCTCTGGGTCGAGTGGGTGGATACCGCCGGTCTGGATGAAGAGCTGGCCCGGGCGGACACGCTCGAACAAATCGCCCAGCAGAGAACAAGAGAACTGCTGAAGGGCTGCGACCTGATTTTGTACGTTCTGGATACGACAGCACCTTTATGGACCCAACAGCTGCCGACATCCGGCCCCGTTCCGACCCTGACGGTCTTAAACAAATATGACCTTTCCAAAATCCTTCCTCCCGATAACCGGAACGCTGTCGCCGTCAGTGCCCTGCAGGGCACAAATATGGAAACCCTCTGCGAGCGGATTCTTCAGATTCTTCATGTTGACTCGTTCGACCCGACCCGGCCGGCGGCCTTTACGGACCGGCAGATTCAGCTTCTGCAGAAGATTGTGTCGGCCGATGACCCGGACCGTATAAAAACCCTCATTCAACTGTTGTTCAAGGCCCCCCAGGCTGTATAA
- the mutS gene encoding DNA mismatch repair protein MutS gives MKPSVNQDNLTPAMRQFRYFKQKYPDAVLFFRMGDFYETFFEDAAVCSRVLGLVLTSRGKAGDQPIPLAGIPYHAVDGYLKKMLQAGYKVAVCEQVEDPKKAKGLVKRDVVRIVTPGTLTDEILLNEREDNFLCAVHLGRTADALSWVDLSTGHFFIQSVPREKALDEILRLNPKEVLLAERKGDLFGAETQTLAAQIRQMTNAVVTERPGWYFDPYTARQKLLKHFGVSTLEGFGIQDGDETLCAAGAVLEYLQETQKTALTHITKLQKVEPSRFLRIDPISLRSLEIVQTIRGESTRGTLLQTVDRTLTGMGSRRLRSMLCMPLYDLEEIRRRQDAIEELVEQETVCARIRDLLKETADVERIAARISTGRATPRDLVAAGRTLRKIPPLRELLAGCSAALLNQLAGQCDSMDELAELLEKAVEPDPPMHLRDGGVIRTGFDEQLDRLRSLSKDGRSFLADYQQKEIQRTGIPNLKIGFNKVFGYYIEVTHSMADRVPPDYIRKQTVKNAERYITEPLKEYEEQVLTASEKALEREQELFDQIRLHTAQYIPRLQKLADAVAQIDCLASFAHLARQNHYIRPQMTDTKELVIIEGKHPVLADLMGAEFVPNDVELGTESGDLAIITGPNMAGKSTYIRQTALLVLLAQTGSFIPAKEARIGLVDRIFTRVGASDELARGQSTFMVEMTETANILNNATERSLVILDEVGRGTSTYDGLSLAWAITEHLANHIKCRTLFATHYHELTELGRLLVNVKNLNVAVREWEGQVIFLHKIVPGGTDKSYGIHVAKLAGIPKSILRRADEILKDLENTFAKEASGEKLARHKTAQEEDLLFVEKHKSVLEKLRELDVNNLTPIEAINLLNEIKKEME, from the coding sequence ATGAAGCCATCGGTCAACCAGGACAATCTGACGCCGGCGATGCGGCAGTTTCGCTATTTTAAGCAAAAGTATCCGGATGCCGTCCTCTTTTTCCGGATGGGAGATTTTTACGAAACGTTTTTTGAAGACGCCGCCGTCTGCTCCCGCGTGCTCGGGCTGGTGCTCACCAGCCGGGGCAAAGCCGGAGACCAGCCGATTCCGCTGGCGGGCATTCCCTACCACGCCGTGGACGGCTACCTGAAGAAAATGCTGCAGGCCGGTTATAAAGTCGCCGTGTGCGAACAGGTCGAGGACCCCAAAAAAGCCAAAGGCCTTGTCAAACGCGACGTCGTTCGAATTGTCACACCCGGCACGCTGACGGATGAGATTCTTCTCAATGAACGGGAAGATAATTTTCTGTGTGCCGTCCATCTCGGACGAACCGCCGACGCCCTCTCCTGGGTGGATTTGTCCACAGGGCATTTCTTCATCCAGTCAGTACCGCGGGAGAAAGCCCTCGACGAAATCCTCCGCCTTAATCCGAAAGAAGTCCTGCTGGCCGAACGCAAAGGCGACCTGTTCGGAGCGGAAACCCAGACCCTGGCGGCCCAAATCCGCCAGATGACAAACGCCGTCGTCACGGAGCGGCCGGGCTGGTATTTTGACCCATACACGGCCCGCCAGAAACTCCTGAAGCATTTCGGCGTCTCGACGCTCGAGGGATTCGGCATTCAGGACGGAGATGAAACGCTCTGTGCGGCCGGCGCAGTTTTGGAATATCTTCAGGAAACCCAGAAAACCGCGCTGACCCATATCACCAAACTTCAAAAGGTTGAACCCAGCCGTTTTCTGCGAATTGACCCGATTTCGCTTCGGTCTCTGGAAATCGTCCAGACGATTCGCGGGGAAAGCACACGCGGCACGCTGCTGCAGACGGTGGACAGGACCCTGACGGGCATGGGCAGCCGCCGGCTCCGCTCGATGCTGTGCATGCCGCTGTACGACCTCGAAGAAATTCGGCGAAGGCAGGATGCGATTGAAGAATTGGTCGAGCAGGAGACGGTCTGCGCCCGCATTCGGGACCTCTTAAAAGAAACCGCCGATGTGGAGCGGATTGCCGCCCGCATCAGCACAGGCCGGGCCACGCCGCGGGATTTGGTCGCCGCCGGACGCACCCTGCGGAAAATCCCGCCGCTGCGGGAGCTTTTGGCCGGATGCTCCGCCGCCCTGCTCAACCAGCTGGCCGGACAATGCGACAGCATGGACGAACTGGCCGAGCTGCTCGAGAAAGCCGTCGAGCCGGACCCGCCGATGCATCTGCGCGACGGCGGCGTCATTCGCACGGGCTTTGATGAACAGCTCGACCGGCTCCGCTCCCTCTCCAAAGACGGACGCAGTTTCCTGGCGGACTATCAGCAGAAGGAAATCCAGCGAACCGGAATCCCCAACCTGAAAATCGGTTTTAACAAAGTTTTCGGCTACTACATCGAGGTGACCCACTCGATGGCGGACAGGGTGCCGCCCGACTACATCCGTAAGCAGACCGTCAAAAATGCCGAACGCTACATCACCGAGCCGCTGAAAGAATATGAAGAGCAGGTGCTGACCGCCTCCGAAAAGGCCCTTGAACGAGAGCAGGAGCTCTTCGACCAAATCCGCCTGCACACGGCACAGTATATCCCGCGCCTGCAGAAACTAGCCGACGCCGTTGCACAGATTGACTGTCTGGCCTCGTTTGCCCATCTGGCCCGGCAGAATCACTACATCCGCCCGCAGATGACCGACACGAAAGAACTGGTCATCATTGAGGGGAAACATCCGGTTCTGGCTGACCTGATGGGCGCGGAGTTTGTCCCGAATGATGTGGAATTAGGGACCGAAAGCGGTGATTTGGCGATTATCACAGGCCCCAATATGGCGGGCAAAAGCACCTACATCCGCCAGACCGCCCTTTTGGTGCTGCTGGCCCAGACGGGCTCGTTCATTCCGGCCAAAGAGGCCCGCATCGGACTGGTGGACCGAATCTTCACGCGAGTGGGCGCTTCCGACGAACTGGCCCGCGGCCAGAGTACTTTTATGGTGGAGATGACCGAAACCGCCAATATCCTGAACAATGCCACGGAGCGGTCGCTGGTCATTCTCGATGAGGTCGGACGCGGCACGAGCACCTATGACGGGCTGTCGCTGGCCTGGGCCATTACCGAACATCTGGCCAACCACATCAAATGCCGCACCCTGTTTGCCACGCATTATCATGAACTGACGGAACTGGGCCGGCTGCTGGTCAATGTCAAAAATCTCAACGTGGCCGTGCGGGAATGGGAGGGACAGGTCATCTTCCTGCACAAAATTGTGCCCGGCGGCACCGACAAAAGCTACGGCATTCACGTAGCCAAACTGGCGGGCATCCCCAAATCCATCCTTCGCCGGGCCGATGAAATCCTTAAAGACCTCGAAAACACCTTCGCCAAAGAGGCCTCCGGCGAAAAACTCGCCCGCCACAAAACCGCTCAGGAGGAAGACCTCCTGTTTGTCGAAAAACACAAATCCGTCCTCGAAAAACTCCGGGAACTGGACGTGAACAACCTGACCCCCATCGAAGCCATCAATCTGCTCAATGAAATCAAAAAAGAGATGGAATAG
- a CDS encoding DUF4416 family protein: MGEVASPQPVKLICGILASDLRCLQAAQEALQRQYGRADCISEVWPFTQTDYYREETGPSILRNFLAFEQLIEPGRLADIKHQTNELEKRLAEELKTPWPRPVNLDPGYLEPAKLVLASTKNFSHRIYIGQNMYAEVTLMFHKGAWRSFEFTFPDFRGPQYHGFLSEVRERLIRQRRELQGIKQ, encoded by the coding sequence ATGGGAGAGGTTGCATCACCCCAGCCGGTCAAACTGATTTGCGGGATTCTTGCGTCGGATTTGCGCTGTCTTCAGGCGGCTCAGGAGGCCCTGCAGCGGCAGTACGGGCGGGCGGACTGTATCAGCGAGGTCTGGCCCTTTACCCAGACGGATTACTATCGGGAAGAGACCGGGCCGTCGATTCTCCGCAATTTTCTGGCCTTTGAACAACTGATTGAGCCGGGTCGGCTGGCGGACATCAAACACCAGACCAATGAGCTGGAAAAAAGACTGGCGGAGGAATTAAAGACCCCCTGGCCGCGTCCGGTGAACCTGGACCCGGGGTATCTGGAGCCGGCCAAACTGGTTCTGGCCTCAACCAAGAATTTTTCCCATCGAATTTACATCGGACAAAATATGTATGCCGAGGTGACCCTGATGTTTCACAAAGGGGCCTGGCGGAGTTTTGAGTTTACCTTCCCGGATTTTCGCGGGCCGCAGTACCATGGATTCTTAAGCGAAGTCCGCGAGCGGCTTATCCGCCAGCGGCGGGAATTGCAGGGAATAAAACAATAA
- a CDS encoding HepT-like ribonuclease domain-containing protein translates to MQIEKRSLLEDILPAAESIERYTRGKILEHYLEDDQLQASVERKFEIIGEAMNRLYKLDAQITEQIEDSRKIIAFRNILIHGYSAVDNRVVWDIVKYHIPRLSSPESARVRRISCLWERLHHPSRSN, encoded by the coding sequence ATGCAGATTGAAAAACGGTCTTTGTTGGAAGATATTCTCCCGGCGGCGGAGTCCATTGAGCGGTACACGCGCGGCAAAATACTTGAGCATTATCTTGAGGATGATCAGCTTCAGGCCTCCGTGGAGCGAAAGTTCGAGATTATCGGGGAGGCGATGAATCGGCTGTATAAACTCGATGCACAAATCACAGAACAGATAGAAGATTCCCGAAAAATTATCGCCTTTCGCAACATTCTGATTCACGGCTACAGTGCGGTTGACAATCGAGTTGTCTGGGATATCGTCAAATACCATATTCCTCGGCTTTCAAGTCCGGAGTCTGCTCGAGTAAGGCGGATATCTTGCTTATGGGAGAGGTTGCATCACCCCAGCCGGTCAAACTGA
- a CDS encoding nucleotidyltransferase domain-containing protein, translating into MIEQIKQHRGALEALCKKYRVARLELFGSAASGRFNPQTSDLDFLVEFLPLREGEYAEVYFGLLFDLEQLFGRPVDLLMPTAVKNRYFLDMVNRQREPLYAD; encoded by the coding sequence GTGATTGAACAGATCAAACAGCATCGCGGGGCACTGGAGGCACTTTGCAAGAAATATCGAGTAGCCCGACTCGAACTGTTCGGCTCGGCCGCTTCAGGCCGGTTTAATCCTCAAACCAGTGATTTGGATTTTTTGGTGGAGTTTTTGCCGCTCCGGGAGGGAGAATATGCCGAGGTTTATTTCGGTCTTCTGTTCGATTTGGAGCAGTTGTTCGGAAGACCGGTGGACTTACTTATGCCCACAGCCGTAAAGAACAGATATTTTCTGGACATGGTGAATCGACAGCGAGAGCCGCTCTATGCAGATTGA